A stretch of the Octopus sinensis unplaced genomic scaffold, ASM634580v1 Contig14492, whole genome shotgun sequence genome encodes the following:
- the LOC115230106 gene encoding protein ZBED8-like — translation MLEKGLLASYKISQLIAKSGKPHTIGESLILPAIKEVLNSMVDCDSEQIISSIPLSNSSVSSRIDEMAFDIEETLCAFLRTTKFSIQIDESTFNDSVALLLVYVRYINQNDVIQEEFLFSEHLELDTRGLTIFKTVEQYFLKHEIPLSNIFACSTDGAPAMVGVHRGFLAYMKEKVPNIFTIHCVIHRQHLAAKNLSERLNESLNVVICAINRIKMHPLNSRIFRHICEQNDEHYERLLLHTHVRWLSKGNCLCRFFELYDSILEFCQLHEQRIFR, via the coding sequence ATGCTTGAAAAAGGCCTATTAGCATCATACAAAATATCGCAATTGATAGCGAAATCAGGAAAACCTCATACTATTGGAGAGTCATTAATATTACCAGCTATCAAAGAAGTGTTAAATTCAATGGTTGATTGTGATTCTGAACAAATAATTTCATCAATTCCTTTGAGTAATAGTTCTGTTTCTTCCAGAATTGATGAAATGGCATTTGATATCGAAGAAACCCTATGTGCATTTTTAAGAACAACAAAATTTTCAATTCAGATTGATGAATCGACATTCAACGATAGTGTTGCACTTTTATTAGTTTACGTAcgttatattaatcaaaatgatGTAATTcaagaagaatttttattttctgaacacCTTGAACTCGATACAAGAGGATTAACAATTTTCAAAACTGTTGAACAATattttttgaaacatgaaataccCCTTAGCAATATTTTTGCTTGTTCAACAGATGGGGCACCTGCGATGGTTGGAGTTCATCGTGGGTTTTTGGCATATATGAAGGAAAAAGTACCGAATATTTTTACAATCCATTGCGTCATTCACAGACAGCATTTAGCTGCGAAAAATTTAAGTGAGAGGCTGAATGAATCACTAAATGTTGTCATATGTGCAATAAATCGTATTAAAATGCACCCATTGAATTCGAGAATATTTCGACATATTTGTGAACAAAACGATGAGCATTATGAACGACTTCTTTTGCATACCCATGTTAGATGGCTTTCAAAAGGAAACTGTTTGTGTCGATTTTTTGAATTGTATGATTCAATCTTAGAATTTTGTCAGTTACATGAGCAGAGAATTTTTAGGTAA
- the LOC115230105 gene encoding SCAN domain-containing protein 3-like, which translates to MLLLASKNVKDDMKIRFEDLENLKFFDWYINPFETENVNLSQEITENLLNLKYDFEAKVIFNKYGYQQFWVTHRKKYPLLWNEIETLIIAFPSTYLVERGFSAVSNILTKKRNKLQIVNRGDLRLSLSTIEADIKRLTNSHQAQGSH; encoded by the coding sequence ATGCTTTTGCTTGCATCTAAAAATGTTAAAGATGACATGAAAATCCGCTTTGaagatttagaaaatttaaaattttttgattGGTATATAAATCCATTTGAAACTGAAAACGTTAATTTATctcaagaaataacagaaaatttattaaatctgaaATATGACTTTGAAGCTAAAGTCATTTTCAACAAATATGGATATCAACAATTCTGGGTTACTCATAGAAAAAAATATCCTTTATTGTGGAATGAAATTGAAACACTTATAATAGCATTTCCTTCAACATATCTAGTTGAAAGAGGATTTAGTGCAGTCTCTAATATTTTgaccaaaaaaagaaataaattacaaattgtgAATAGAGGAGATTTGAGACTAAGTCTGTCGACTATTGAAGCTGACATAAAACGATTGACAAATTCCCATCAAGCACAAGGCAGtcactaa